In Mucilaginibacter sp. KACC 22063, the genomic stretch TGATACGGCTTTGTTGGGTAACAAAGCTTTTATTAAGAATGCTATCGATCATTTGCCTAAAGGTCGGGATGGTTTGGCAGAGCATTTCAAAATTGGCATTAGTGAATAGCACGAGCTCGCTATCTTCGATGGCATCAATGTTAAAGCGGGTTGGTTCGCCGGACAATAGACTTTCGCGTTCTCCTGCCCACCAGTTCTCGATACTGAAGCCGATGATATGCTCAATGCCCTTTTCGTCGACGGAATAAGTGCGCAAGCAGCCAACCGTCACAAAGGCATGATATTTCCAAACATCACCTTCCTGCAACAGGTACTGGCGCTTGCGGATCTTTTTGATGACAGCGACCGAACGGACCTGCTCTTTTTCGGCTTCAGTTAGCTTAACCCGGCTATCAATATATCGTTGGAAAGTTTCATACATCGCACCGCTAAGATAAGAAAATCAAAATTGGACCTTTCAACAAAACAGGATCGTGATTTCC encodes the following:
- a CDS encoding Crp/Fnr family transcriptional regulator, with product MYETFQRYIDSRVKLTEAEKEQVRSVAVIKKIRKRQYLLQEGDVWKYHAFVTVGCLRTYSVDEKGIEHIIGFSIENWWAGERESLLSGEPTRFNIDAIEDSELVLFTNANFEMLCQTIPTFRQMIDSILNKSFVTQQSRINATLSQTAEEKYVSFVKKYPDFALRIPQSMIASYLGMTPETLSRIRTQTARNRS